The genomic region CACTGCCGGGGGCCCCCGTTGGCCACACCATGAACCTCCAGGCCCAGCCCAAGGCTCAGAACAAGCGGAAGCGTTGCCTCTTTGGGGACCAAGAACCAGCTCCCAAGGAGCAGCCTCAGCCCCTGCAAGCCCCCCAGCAGGCCCCGGCTCCTCCGCAGTCCCGAGTGAAGGAGGAGCCTTACTTTGCCCACGAGGGTCCAGCAGGGGCTGCTGCCCACTCCCAGCCGGTGGAACTGCCCCCTTCCAACAGCCTGGCCCTGCTCAACTCTGTGGTGTACGGGTCTGAGCGGACCATGCTGTCCCAGCAGGTGGGCTCGGTCAAGTGGCCCAACTCCGTGATGGCTCCGGGGCGGGGCCCGGAGCGCGGAGGGGGCGGGGGTGTCAGCGACAGCGGCTGGCAGCAGCAGCCAGGCCAGCCTCCACCCCACTCGACGTGGAACCGCCACAGCCTGCCCCTCTACAGCGGACCCAAGGGGAGCCCTCATCCTGGCATGGGGGTCTCTACCTACTACAACCACCCGGAGCCGCTGAAGCGGGAGAAGGGAGGCGGGCCGCAACTGGATCGCTACGGAAACGCCGTGCGGCCCATGGTGCCGCCCAAGGTGCAGCTGGAGGTGGGGCGGCCCCAGGCGCCCCTGAACTCCTTCCACGTGGCCAAGAAGCCCCCAAACCAGACGCTGCCCCTGCAGCCCTTCCAGCTGGCGTTCGGCCACCAGGTGAATCGGCAGGTCTTCCGGCAGGGCCCACCGCCCCCCAACCCCGTCGGGGCCTTCCCGccccagaagcagcagcagcagcagcaggcggcCCTGCCCCAGATGCAGCTGTTCGAGAACTTCTACTCCATGCAGCAGCCACCACCCTCTCAGCAGCCCCAGGACTTTGGCCTGCAGCCGGCCGGGCCGCTGGGGCAGTCCCACCTGGCCCACCACAGCATGGCACCCTACCCCTTCCCCCCCAACCCTGACATGAACCCGGAACTGCGCAAGGCCCTCCTGCAGGAGTCAGCCCCGCAGCCTGTGCTACCTCAGGCCCAGATCGCCTTCCCCCGCCGTTCCCGCCGCCTCTCTAAGGAGGGCGTCTTGCCTTCCACTGCCCTGGATGGGGCCGGCACCCAGCCCGGGCAGGAGCCCGCCAGCAACCTGTTCCTACATCACTGGGCCCCGCAGCAGCCGCCACCTGGCTCCCTGGGGCAGCCCCATCCCGAAGCTCTGGGGTTCCCGCTGGAGCTGAGGGAGTCGCAGTTGCTGTCGGACGGGGAGAGACTGGCACCCAATGGTCGGGAGCGGGAGGCTCCCGCCATGGGCGGTGAGGAGGGCATGCGGGCGGTGGGCACGGGGGACTGTGGGCAGGTGCTACGGAGTGGGGTGATCCAGAGCACCCGACGGAGGCGCCGGGCATCCCAGGAGGCCAATTTGCTGACCCTGGCCCAGAAGGCAGTGGAGCTGGCCTCGCTGCAGAACGCAAAGGTgagtggcaggggctgggggcagaccCGGCAGAGGGCAGGGTGAGCCGTGTCTGGAGCCAGGGGAGAGCAGGGAATCCAAGTCCACAAGGGCATTTTTCTCCCTTCAttgaaggagatgaaagaacCCATCCATTTCAGAGAGTTTTGAACTTAGCGCATGCAAAGAGTCTCCATGGATATGTAGGTGTATCCACACCTGAAGGGAAGGCGGGTTTTATTCACATGCAGGGTTGCAGGCAGGGCAATGCAGTGCACCTAGCAGTGGGTTACCTTCATTTGGGTCTTGCAGGGTTGGGAGTAGGGGGAGGTGAAACATTTCCAGACCTAGTATGCCAAACGACAAGAATGTGGTCATGGTTACACAAGGGGTTATACTTGTCAAACTGCAccaaactataattaaaaataggTGCAGTTTGTTGCATGTTAATTATCTTGCAAGAAAGTTGATTTGAAAGAAAAGACAGTCTAAACGGGGAAGAAGAATGAATAGAATTTGAGCTCCTGTGTTGTACTTGGAGTTTCTTATCCTTGATCCCCAGTAGTTTCTCATCAAACCTTATGGGAGGGATGCTGGGATGCTGGCATTTACCCCATTTTATTGCTAAAGAAACTAAAGCCCagctgggatttcccagggtcATAAAGGTAGGATAGAAGCTAgtatctgactccaaagccagtGTTTGCCCCTTCCTTCACAAGAGGTCTCAATCCCCAAAACCTGTATAGCCAGACCTTTGTGTAGGAGGCTGCAGAATTGACTTCAGCCAGCTGCCAGTGGGGAAAAAGATAACGAAGACCACCCTTACTTTTCCACAGGTTCCTTGCTTACTCTCTTTTGCAGAGATATGTTTTGAGTATGTAGATGCTATTTCACATGCCACTCACTGTCTAGGCCAAACATAATATGTCTGTGAGCCATTTGTGGCCTGAGATGGCCATCTGGGGACTTCTGCTTCAGGCCAAGATGGGAGAACCTGGTAGAAGGAAGGTTATGAAGAATGTTTGGGTATATGGTGGGGGAAAGGTAGTCAGGGAAAGGCCACGTTGCCATGGACCATTGGGAACCATCCTGGGTGTTTGAGCCTGAGTCCAATGGGACTAGGGGTCCCAGACCAGCAGATCAGGACTTGACTTCTAACCAtctgcattttcatttcctcTCACTCCCCTTCTCCAGGATGCCAATGGCTctgaggagaagaggaaaagtgTGTTGGCTTCAACTACCAAGTGTGGGGTGGAGTTTTCTGAGCCTTCCTTAGCCAAGCGAGCGCGAGAGGACAGCGGGATGGTACCCCTCATCATCCCAGTGTCTGTGCCTGTGCGGGCAGTGGACCCAACTGAGGCAGCCCAAGCTGGAGGTGTTGATGAGGATGGAAAGGGTCCCGAGCAGAACCCCGCTGAACACAAGCCGTCAGTCATTGTCACCCGCCGGCGGTCCACCCGTATCCCTGGGACTGATGCCCCGGCTCAGGTATGAGAGGTGCCTCGTGCAAACAGCTCCGGACCAGAGTGCTCCTGATGCCTTAGTAGTGATATTATATGGGAAAAAGCAGACCGTGGCAGTATAGGAGGGATTCAAGCCCCCATGgggatattatttatattttccaaatggaACTTTTGGACAAATGGCACTTATAGAGGACAAAGAAACAGTTTTATACTTGAAATGTGGACTGTTTAGGAAAATCCAGGGTGTGTGAGTCTCTTTTGTTTCAGGTCAACAAATTTTGATTGGGCCTGTTATGTGGGTCAGGCCCTGTGCTGAGCTCTGGGACGTAGAAATGTTTACTTGTTCTGGGAC from Dama dama isolate Ldn47 chromosome 12, ASM3311817v1, whole genome shotgun sequence harbors:
- the MIDEAS gene encoding mitotic deacetylase-associated SANT domain protein isoform X2; amino-acid sequence: MNLQAQPKAQNKRKRCLFGDQEPAPKEQPQPLQAPQQAPAPPQSRVKEEPYFAHEGPAGAAAHSQPVELPPSNSLALLNSVVYGSERTMLSQQVGSVKWPNSVMAPGRGPERGGGGGVSDSGWQQQPGQPPPHSTWNRHSLPLYSGPKGSPHPGMGVSTYYNHPEPLKREKGGGPQLDRYGNAVRPMVPPKVQLEVGRPQAPLNSFHVAKKPPNQTLPLQPFQLAFGHQVNRQVFRQGPPPPNPVGAFPPQKQQQQQQAALPQMQLFENFYSMQQPPPSQQPQDFGLQPAGPLGQSHLAHHSMAPYPFPPNPDMNPELRKALLQESAPQPVLPQAQIAFPRRSRRLSKEGVLPSTALDGAGTQPGQEPASNLFLHHWAPQQPPPGSLGQPHPEALGFPLELRESQLLSDGERLAPNGREREAPAMGGEEGMRAVGTGDCGQVLRSGVIQSTRRRRRASQEANLLTLAQKAVELASLQNAKDANGSEEKRKSVLASTTKCGVEFSEPSLAKRAREDSGMVPLIIPVSVPVRAVDPTEAAQAGGVDEDGKGPEQNPAEHKPSVIVTRRRSTRIPGTDAPAQAEDMNVKLEGEPSVRKPKQRPRPEPLIIPTKAGTFIAPPVYSNITPYQSHLRSPVRLADHPSERSFELPPYTPPPILSPVREGSGLYFNAIMSTSSIPAPPPITPKSAHRTLLRSNSAEVTPPVLSVMGEATPVSIEPRINVGSRFQAEIPSMRDRALAAADPHKADLVWQPWEVLESSREKQRQVEDLLTAACSSIFPGAGTNQELALHCLHESRGDILETLNKLLLKKPLRPHNHPLATYHYTGSDQWKMAERKLFNKGIAIYKKDFFLVQKLIQTKTVAQCVEFYYTYKKQVKIGRNGTLTFGDVDTSDEKSAQEEVEVDIKTSQKFPRVPPPRRESPSEERLEPKKEEKETRKEGEEEMPETQDKGEQEEGRERSRRAAAVKATQTLQANESANDILILRSHESNAPGSAGGQASEKPREGPGKSRRALPFSEKKKKIETFNKTQNQENTFPCKKCGR
- the MIDEAS gene encoding mitotic deacetylase-associated SANT domain protein isoform X3, with product MNLQAQPKAQNKRKRCLFGDQEPAPKEQPQPLQAPQQAPAPPQSRVKEEPYFAHEGPAGAAAHSQPVELPPSNSLALLNSVVYGSERTMLSQQVGSVKWPNSVMAPGRGPERGGGGGVSDSGWQQQPGQPPPHSTWNRHSLPLYSGPKGSPHPGMGVSTYYNHPEPLKREKGGGPQLDRYGNAVRPMVPPKVQLEVGRPQAPLNSFHVAKKPPNQTLPLQPFQLAFGHQVNRQVFRQGPPPPNPVGAFPPQKQQQQQQAALPQMQLFENFYSMQQPPPSQQPQDFGLQPAGPLGQSHLAHHSMAPYPFPPNPDMNPELRKALLQESAPQPVLPQAQIAFPRRSRRLSKEGVLPSTALDGAGTQPGQEPASNLFLHHWAPQQPPPGSLGQPHPEALGFPLELRESQLLSDGERLAPNGREREAPAMGGEEGMRAVGTGDCGQVLRSGVIQSTRRRRRASQEANLLTLAQKAVELASLQNAKDANGSEEKRKSVLASTTKCGVEFSEPSLAKRAREDSGMVPLIIPVSVPVRAVDPTEAAQAGGVDEDGKGPEQNPAEHKPSVIVTRRRSTRIPGTDAPAQAEDMNVKLEGEPSVRKPKQRPRPEPLIIPTKAGTFIAPPVYSNITPYQSHLRSPVRLADHPSERSFELPPYTPPPILSPVREGSGLYFNAIMSTSSIPAPPPITPKSAHRTLLRSNSAEVTPPVLSVMGEATPVSIEPRINVGSRFQAEIPSMRDRALAAADPHKADLVWQPWEVLESSREKQRQVEDLLTAACSSIFPGAGTNQELALHCLHESRGDILETLNKLLLKKPLRPHNHPLATYHYTGSDQWKMAERKLFNKGIAIYKKDFFLVQKLIQTKTVAQCVEFYYTYKKQVKIGRNGTLTFGDVDTSDEKSAQEEVEVDIKANDILILRSHESNAPGSAGGQASEKPREGPGKSRRALPFSEKKKKIETFNKTQNQENTFPCKKCGRVFFKVKSRSAHMKSHAEQEKKAAALRQKEKEAAAAAATAAASPHQPALREESGAGERG
- the MIDEAS gene encoding mitotic deacetylase-associated SANT domain protein isoform X1, translating into MNLQAQPKAQNKRKRCLFGDQEPAPKEQPQPLQAPQQAPAPPQSRVKEEPYFAHEGPAGAAAHSQPVELPPSNSLALLNSVVYGSERTMLSQQVGSVKWPNSVMAPGRGPERGGGGGVSDSGWQQQPGQPPPHSTWNRHSLPLYSGPKGSPHPGMGVSTYYNHPEPLKREKGGGPQLDRYGNAVRPMVPPKVQLEVGRPQAPLNSFHVAKKPPNQTLPLQPFQLAFGHQVNRQVFRQGPPPPNPVGAFPPQKQQQQQQAALPQMQLFENFYSMQQPPPSQQPQDFGLQPAGPLGQSHLAHHSMAPYPFPPNPDMNPELRKALLQESAPQPVLPQAQIAFPRRSRRLSKEGVLPSTALDGAGTQPGQEPASNLFLHHWAPQQPPPGSLGQPHPEALGFPLELRESQLLSDGERLAPNGREREAPAMGGEEGMRAVGTGDCGQVLRSGVIQSTRRRRRASQEANLLTLAQKAVELASLQNAKDANGSEEKRKSVLASTTKCGVEFSEPSLAKRAREDSGMVPLIIPVSVPVRAVDPTEAAQAGGVDEDGKGPEQNPAEHKPSVIVTRRRSTRIPGTDAPAQAEDMNVKLEGEPSVRKPKQRPRPEPLIIPTKAGTFIAPPVYSNITPYQSHLRSPVRLADHPSERSFELPPYTPPPILSPVREGSGLYFNAIMSTSSIPAPPPITPKSAHRTLLRSNSAEVTPPVLSVMGEATPVSIEPRINVGSRFQAEIPSMRDRALAAADPHKADLVWQPWEVLESSREKQRQVEDLLTAACSSIFPGAGTNQELALHCLHESRGDILETLNKLLLKKPLRPHNHPLATYHYTGSDQWKMAERKLFNKGIAIYKKDFFLVQKLIQTKTVAQCVEFYYTYKKQVKIGRNGTLTFGDVDTSDEKSAQEEVEVDIKTSQKFPRVPPPRRESPSEERLEPKKEEKETRKEGEEEMPETQDKGEQEEGRERSRRAAAVKATQTLQANESANDILILRSHESNAPGSAGGQASEKPREGPGKSRRALPFSEKKKKIETFNKTQNQENTFPCKKCGRVFFKVKSRSAHMKSHAEQEKKAAALRQKEKEAAAAAATAAASPHQPALREESGAGERG